One Pseudomonas rhizophila DNA window includes the following coding sequences:
- a CDS encoding major capsid protein, translating into MALSNMKVFNEYLKRVTIETLAQDVEKFNAASAGAIRLTTQGIDGDFLQESFWAGLHGAQRRVDRYAANGDQAATPLAQKQYDSVKIAGGFGPILWEPAQLSWVQKNPEEALEVISRNLSEAIMSDQLNTSIAALVAAIGNQPSATNDVSATGGVNYIAINNAHALFGDASQRLVAQVMTGAMYHKLLGQNLANAERLFQFSGVQVVDILGKAVIITDAAALYEAGTPNKQKVLSLADGAAVVMDGSDLITNIETSNGKERIETTMQADYTFGLAMKGYTWDTANGGKSPTSAELATGTNWDLVANSIKASAGVLTIGDAAQ; encoded by the coding sequence ATGGCCCTTTCGAACATGAAGGTATTCAACGAATACCTCAAACGCGTCACCATCGAGACCCTGGCGCAAGACGTTGAGAAATTCAACGCTGCTTCGGCAGGTGCCATCCGCCTGACCACTCAGGGCATTGACGGCGACTTCCTGCAAGAGTCGTTCTGGGCTGGCCTGCATGGTGCTCAGCGCCGTGTTGACCGTTACGCCGCCAACGGTGACCAGGCCGCAACCCCTCTGGCCCAAAAGCAGTACGACTCCGTGAAGATCGCGGGCGGCTTCGGTCCCATCCTGTGGGAGCCGGCGCAGTTGTCGTGGGTGCAGAAGAACCCGGAAGAGGCGCTGGAAGTCATCAGCCGCAACCTGTCCGAAGCCATCATGTCGGACCAACTGAACACCTCTATTGCCGCCCTGGTGGCTGCTATTGGTAACCAGCCGTCCGCCACCAACGACGTGTCCGCTACCGGCGGCGTGAACTATATCGCCATCAACAACGCCCACGCGCTGTTCGGTGACGCCTCTCAGCGCCTGGTTGCCCAGGTGATGACCGGCGCGATGTACCACAAGCTGCTGGGTCAGAACTTGGCGAACGCCGAGCGCCTGTTCCAGTTCAGCGGTGTGCAGGTGGTCGACATCCTCGGCAAGGCCGTGATCATCACCGATGCCGCGGCTCTGTACGAGGCCGGCACGCCGAACAAGCAGAAGGTGTTGAGCCTGGCTGATGGTGCGGCGGTGGTGATGGACGGTTCCGACCTGATCACCAACATCGAGACCTCCAACGGCAAGGAGCGCATCGAAACCACCATGCAGGCCGACTACACCTTCGGACTGGCTATGAAGGGTTACACCTGGGACACCGCCAACGGCGGCAAGTCGCCAACCAGCGCCGAGCTGGCCACCGGCACCAACTGGGACCTGGTTGCGAACAGCATCAAGGCCTCGGCTGGCGTTCTCACCATCGGCGACGCCGCTCAGTAA
- a CDS encoding DUF6651 domain-containing protein → MKLKTVEVDGKQYAEIQDGKPVYVEDDGKEVAFDAVGTRSTITRLNAEAKDHRVRAESAEKIVKTFEGIDDPAAAKKALGIVANLDAKTLVDAGEIEKVKGEISKAFQAQLDEANVKAQTLEQQLYSEKIGGSFARSQFIAEKMAIPADMVQAAFGGNFKIEEGKVVAYDGQGQKVFSRARPGELADFNEALETLVSQYPHRDHILKSSGANGGGAPNGGGSNTQSKGNFGGSKEDRVAAIKGLTASE, encoded by the coding sequence ATGAAACTGAAGACTGTTGAAGTGGATGGCAAGCAATACGCTGAGATCCAGGATGGCAAGCCTGTTTATGTTGAAGACGACGGTAAAGAAGTCGCCTTTGATGCAGTGGGAACTCGCAGCACCATCACCCGCCTGAACGCAGAAGCCAAAGACCACCGTGTACGCGCCGAATCCGCCGAGAAGATCGTTAAGACCTTCGAAGGCATCGACGACCCCGCGGCGGCCAAAAAAGCTCTGGGTATCGTTGCAAATCTCGACGCTAAGACACTGGTGGATGCCGGTGAGATCGAGAAGGTGAAGGGCGAGATCAGCAAGGCCTTCCAGGCTCAACTGGATGAAGCCAACGTAAAGGCGCAGACACTCGAGCAGCAACTGTACTCCGAGAAGATCGGTGGCAGCTTCGCCCGCTCGCAGTTCATCGCCGAGAAGATGGCCATTCCGGCTGACATGGTTCAGGCCGCGTTCGGCGGTAACTTCAAGATCGAAGAAGGCAAGGTTGTCGCTTATGACGGCCAGGGCCAGAAGGTCTTCAGCCGTGCGCGCCCGGGTGAGTTGGCTGACTTCAACGAAGCGCTTGAAACCCTCGTTTCACAGTACCCCCATCGCGACCACATCCTGAAGAGTTCCGGCGCCAATGGCGGCGGCGCTCCGAACGGCGGTGGATCGAACACCCAATCCAAGGGCAATTTTGGTGGCAGCAAGGAAGATCGAGTCGCTGCTATCAAAGGCCTGACCGCTAGCGAATAA
- a CDS encoding DUF4055 domain-containing protein, protein MSNNPSDTLPAVDAMRKYWDVITPLMGGTMAMRAAGKSLLPQYPAEADESYKERLSLSTLLPAYSETVGNMTSRVFAEPLQVGDDVPDQLKEMTKDIDHAGNDLNSWAVEFFREGLSHGLCHAFIDHPTVDGVRTQAEEAAAGVRPYAVMVKPEQVLGWRSKGGQLTMFRYIESVEEEDGEFGAKCVDQIRVLEPGSWRTYRMGSNGGAWALHDEGTNSLKKISLVTFYTGRTGFMTAKPPLLELAHLNVKHWQSQSDQDNILHVIRVPILVRIGVQATFDNQGKPVPPEFKVGTGSLTDLPKDGDLKYVEHTGAAVKAGREALQDLIDEMRMAGAKLLTPEKSATKTATQADEEAAQELSPLARMASHFADCLAQLLQFMADYRGLGDGGTVEMRGNFDVDYMPEVSLPTLVAMANAGMLSKETLFAEMQRRGVISDEYDWAKEFAKIEAQGPALGTM, encoded by the coding sequence ATGAGTAACAACCCCAGCGACACGCTCCCGGCCGTTGACGCCATGCGCAAGTACTGGGATGTGATCACTCCGCTCATGGGTGGGACGATGGCGATGAGGGCGGCAGGCAAAAGCCTTCTTCCCCAGTATCCAGCCGAGGCTGACGAATCGTACAAGGAGCGCCTGAGTCTATCTACGCTGCTGCCTGCCTACTCGGAGACGGTCGGCAACATGACCTCCCGGGTGTTCGCTGAGCCTTTGCAGGTCGGCGACGATGTGCCGGATCAGCTCAAGGAGATGACCAAGGACATTGACCATGCTGGCAATGACCTGAACTCTTGGGCTGTAGAATTCTTCCGTGAGGGCCTGAGCCACGGTCTGTGCCATGCGTTCATCGATCACCCTACGGTGGATGGTGTGCGCACCCAGGCTGAGGAAGCGGCAGCAGGGGTTCGCCCGTACGCCGTCATGGTCAAGCCTGAGCAGGTTCTGGGTTGGAGGTCGAAAGGCGGTCAGCTAACGATGTTTCGCTACATCGAGTCTGTCGAGGAAGAGGATGGCGAGTTCGGCGCCAAGTGCGTTGATCAGATCCGCGTGCTTGAGCCTGGATCCTGGCGCACCTACCGCATGGGCTCCAACGGCGGCGCTTGGGCCTTGCATGACGAAGGCACCAACAGCCTAAAGAAAATCTCACTGGTGACGTTCTACACGGGCCGCACGGGCTTCATGACTGCCAAGCCGCCACTCCTGGAGCTGGCCCACCTCAACGTCAAGCACTGGCAAAGCCAGAGCGACCAGGACAACATCCTTCACGTCATCCGCGTACCGATCCTGGTGCGCATCGGTGTTCAGGCTACTTTCGACAACCAGGGCAAGCCTGTTCCGCCTGAATTCAAGGTGGGCACCGGATCGCTGACTGATCTGCCCAAGGACGGCGACCTCAAGTACGTCGAGCACACCGGGGCAGCGGTAAAGGCTGGCCGGGAAGCCCTGCAAGACCTCATTGATGAGATGCGCATGGCCGGTGCCAAGCTGCTAACGCCGGAGAAGAGCGCCACCAAAACTGCCACCCAGGCGGACGAGGAGGCGGCGCAGGAGTTGTCTCCGCTGGCCCGCATGGCAAGCCACTTCGCTGACTGCCTGGCCCAGCTTCTCCAGTTCATGGCCGATTACCGTGGTTTGGGCGATGGCGGCACGGTCGAGATGCGCGGCAACTTCGACGTGGACTACATGCCAGAGGTGTCGCTGCCGACGCTGGTGGCCATGGCCAATGCCGGGATGCTGTCCAAGGAAACGCTGTTCGCCGAGATGCAGCGCCGCGGCGTCATCAGCGACGAATACGACTGGGCCAAGGAGTTTGCGAAGATCGAAGCCCAGGGCCCCGCACTCGGTACGATGTGA
- a CDS encoding terminase large subunit domain-containing protein, translating into MPSLNVPQAQFLTLPHKFRAFVAGFGSGKTWVGCSALSKHFMEWPGVNAGYFAPTYPQIRDIFYPTMDEVAYDWGLKTKINQANHEVHIYSGRQYRGTVICRSMEKPQTIVGFKIGHALVDELDVLTAIKAQQAWRKIIARMRYNLPGLKNGVDVTTTPEGFKFVFQQFVKQLRDKPSLKDMYGLVQASTFDNELNLPDDYIESLMESYPPQLILAYLKGQFVNLTSGTIYTAYDRKLNQCFDTVQPGEPLFIGMDFNVGKMAAITHVKREHGMPRAVDELVDGYDTPDMIRRIKERYWRHNGNTFEKTCEIRIYPDASGGSRKSVNASETDIAILSQAGFSVIAPAANPPVKDRINAMNAMFCNAQGERRYLVNPFTCPTYADGLEQQVWSPNGEPDKKSGNDHANDAGGYFIHYDYPIIRPFTMTQPLRM; encoded by the coding sequence ATGCCGAGCCTTAACGTTCCCCAGGCTCAGTTCCTCACGCTGCCCCACAAGTTCCGCGCGTTCGTGGCCGGGTTCGGCTCGGGCAAGACCTGGGTGGGCTGCTCGGCACTGAGCAAGCACTTCATGGAGTGGCCTGGCGTCAACGCTGGGTACTTCGCGCCGACATACCCGCAGATTCGGGACATCTTCTATCCGACCATGGATGAGGTGGCCTATGACTGGGGGCTGAAGACAAAGATCAACCAGGCGAACCATGAGGTTCACATCTACAGCGGCCGGCAGTACCGCGGCACTGTGATTTGCCGGTCGATGGAAAAGCCGCAGACCATCGTCGGCTTCAAGATCGGCCACGCCCTGGTGGATGAGCTGGACGTGCTGACCGCCATCAAGGCGCAGCAAGCCTGGCGCAAGATCATCGCCCGGATGCGCTACAACTTGCCCGGGCTGAAAAACGGGGTAGACGTCACCACGACGCCGGAAGGCTTCAAGTTCGTCTTCCAGCAGTTCGTGAAGCAGTTGCGCGACAAGCCGTCGCTGAAAGACATGTATGGCCTGGTCCAGGCGAGCACGTTCGATAACGAGTTGAACCTGCCGGACGACTACATCGAATCGCTGATGGAGTCGTATCCGCCTCAGTTGATCCTGGCGTACCTGAAAGGCCAGTTCGTCAACCTGACGTCCGGCACCATCTACACGGCCTATGACCGCAAGCTGAACCAGTGCTTCGACACCGTTCAGCCTGGAGAGCCCCTGTTTATCGGCATGGACTTCAACGTCGGCAAGATGGCTGCGATCACTCACGTCAAGCGCGAGCATGGCATGCCCCGGGCCGTCGATGAGTTGGTGGATGGCTACGACACGCCCGACATGATCAGACGCATCAAAGAGCGGTACTGGCGCCACAACGGCAACACCTTCGAGAAGACGTGTGAGATCCGGATTTACCCGGATGCCTCGGGCGGATCGAGGAAATCGGTCAACGCGAGCGAAACCGATATCGCGATCCTCAGCCAGGCCGGGTTCTCGGTGATTGCACCTGCTGCAAACCCGCCTGTGAAAGACCGTATCAACGCCATGAACGCCATGTTCTGCAATGCGCAGGGCGAGCGGCGCTACCTGGTGAATCCGTTTACCTGCCCGACCTATGCCGACGGCCTGGAACAGCAGGTGTGGTCGCCCAATGGGGAGCCGGACAAGAAGTCAGGCAATGACCACGCGAACGACGCCGGCGGCTACTTCATCCACTACGACTACCCGATCATCAGACCATTCACGATGACCCAACCACTGAGAATGTAG
- a CDS encoding DUF2280 domain-containing protein: MAALQNDVKAFIVQALACFDTPSQVVEAVQKEYGVSVTRQQVETHDPTKTSGKGLAKRWVTMFEDTRKRFREETSDIPIANRAYRLRAMNRFVERAESMKNIGLAMQILEQAAKETGDMFVNRSRKEEPGDEPVIPTRIQVDVVDARKPNAEP; this comes from the coding sequence ATGGCAGCCCTTCAAAACGACGTGAAGGCCTTTATCGTTCAGGCCCTGGCGTGCTTCGACACGCCGTCACAGGTTGTTGAGGCTGTCCAGAAAGAATACGGGGTGTCGGTTACCCGTCAGCAGGTTGAGACGCACGACCCTACGAAGACATCGGGTAAGGGCCTGGCAAAGCGCTGGGTAACGATGTTCGAAGATACCCGCAAGCGTTTCCGCGAGGAGACTTCTGACATCCCGATCGCCAACCGCGCCTACCGACTGCGCGCCATGAATCGATTCGTCGAGCGGGCGGAGTCGATGAAGAACATCGGTCTCGCCATGCAGATCCTGGAGCAGGCTGCGAAAGAAACCGGCGATATGTTCGTCAACCGCTCCCGCAAGGAGGAGCCTGGCGACGAGCCGGTGATCCCGACCCGCATCCAGGTCGATGTAGTGGATGCGAGGAAGCCGAATGCCGAGCCTTAA
- a CDS encoding NUMOD4 motif-containing HNH endonuclease, which translates to MIEQWKVIESHPDYAVSNYGEVKRIVKPKRGRGRVGAILKPRIPGGGAYPAVALACNGDVMNWYVHRLVAHVFIGPCPEGREVNHIDGNKQNPRLDNLEYVTHSGNMRHAFRTGLLSRKGARNSKAVLTEDEVLAIRSEYTGTYGQCASFARRYGVSHAAIQDVVHGRNWTHLLAVDSAANNPAEVGKLNIARACGTCLLKLA; encoded by the coding sequence ATGATTGAGCAATGGAAGGTTATTGAAAGCCATCCTGATTATGCGGTTAGCAACTACGGCGAGGTCAAACGCATAGTAAAACCGAAGCGCGGTCGCGGCCGAGTTGGGGCAATCCTCAAGCCCCGCATTCCGGGTGGAGGGGCGTATCCAGCCGTTGCGCTCGCCTGTAACGGCGATGTCATGAATTGGTATGTACATCGTCTTGTCGCCCATGTCTTTATCGGGCCATGTCCAGAGGGGCGCGAGGTCAATCATATCGACGGGAACAAGCAGAACCCGCGACTTGATAATCTTGAATACGTCACGCACAGCGGAAACATGCGACACGCATTCCGCACCGGGCTCCTTTCACGGAAGGGGGCGCGAAACAGCAAGGCCGTCCTAACTGAAGATGAAGTGCTAGCCATACGTTCGGAATACACCGGAACATACGGCCAGTGCGCGTCGTTTGCGCGCCGCTATGGGGTTAGCCATGCAGCAATCCAAGACGTAGTGCATGGCCGTAATTGGACCCACCTGCTAGCCGTTGATTCGGCTGCAAACAATCCTGCCGAGGTGGGGAAATTGAACATTGCGAGGGCCTGCGGAACCTGTCTGCTAAAGCTGGCCTGA
- a CDS encoding putative metallopeptidase encodes MNRPYPPTALAELSELSSFGIRLAPAPEVWEWLQTEILADTGSIHNEDHAHLLDADIRVMWASSSFNKQGRTVLGQAEQVAFRAGGWQKARMEQQMRDWFGDVPSFIITLAADYCAECSDVDFLRLVEHELFHIAQATDQYGAPKFTQEGLPKLYLRGHDVSEFVSVVERYGVGHPDGDLARMVEAAKKSPSVSHASIASACGTCLMRSA; translated from the coding sequence ATGAATCGCCCGTACCCGCCGACAGCGCTCGCGGAGCTATCCGAATTGTCCAGTTTCGGTATTCGCCTTGCTCCCGCGCCAGAGGTATGGGAGTGGCTCCAGACCGAGATCCTTGCCGACACCGGCAGCATCCACAACGAAGACCATGCCCATCTACTGGATGCAGACATCCGGGTCATGTGGGCGTCGTCGAGCTTCAACAAGCAGGGCCGCACAGTCCTTGGCCAGGCCGAACAGGTAGCCTTCCGCGCTGGCGGCTGGCAGAAGGCCCGGATGGAACAACAGATGCGTGATTGGTTCGGCGATGTACCGAGCTTCATCATCACCTTGGCTGCTGACTACTGCGCCGAGTGCAGCGATGTGGATTTTTTGCGACTGGTTGAGCATGAGTTATTTCACATCGCCCAGGCGACAGATCAGTACGGGGCACCCAAGTTCACCCAGGAAGGCCTGCCCAAGCTCTACCTGCGTGGCCATGACGTCAGCGAGTTCGTTTCGGTTGTTGAGCGATACGGCGTAGGGCATCCCGACGGTGATTTGGCTCGCATGGTTGAAGCCGCCAAGAAGTCCCCATCGGTAAGTCACGCATCTATCGCCAGTGCATGTGGCACATGTCTTATGAGGTCTGCGTAA
- a CDS encoding MFS transporter, which yields MEFLHRLLDKLDWALAGLIGAIAASFWHRDDLVDRKAWAIFIFSGAVCAHYLTGLISSYFGVVEPRSVAGVGFLLGTFGGSLIAAITRAIKAADLWAFIRQRFGGGNPP from the coding sequence ATGGAATTCCTGCATCGCCTGCTCGACAAGCTTGACTGGGCACTGGCCGGATTGATTGGCGCGATTGCCGCCAGCTTCTGGCACCGAGACGACCTGGTAGACCGAAAGGCCTGGGCCATCTTCATTTTCTCGGGTGCTGTCTGCGCCCATTACCTGACGGGCCTGATCAGCTCCTATTTCGGGGTGGTCGAGCCGCGCAGCGTTGCCGGTGTCGGCTTCCTCTTGGGGACCTTTGGTGGCTCACTCATTGCCGCCATCACCCGGGCCATCAAAGCCGCTGACCTCTGGGCGTTCATCCGCCAGCGGTTCGGGGGAGGCAACCCACCATGA
- a CDS encoding recombination protein NinG — MSLPAKQPRPKKCAVQTCRSFFVPRASFQTWCSPDCGVLIARAKQEKKRKALAQVERREIKVRKEKLKSRAEHMKDTQMAFNTWVRARDAHLPCVSCGRNHQGKYDAGHYRTVGSNPALRFEPLNCHRQCSPCNTRLSGNIVNYRIELVKRIGADLVEWLEGPHEPKKYTVEQLKVMTAEYRAKTRELKRTAA, encoded by the coding sequence ATGAGTCTTCCAGCCAAGCAGCCCCGCCCGAAGAAGTGCGCCGTACAAACCTGCAGATCCTTTTTCGTGCCTCGGGCAAGCTTCCAGACCTGGTGCTCACCAGACTGTGGCGTCCTCATTGCCCGGGCAAAGCAGGAGAAGAAGCGCAAGGCCCTGGCCCAGGTCGAGCGCCGAGAGATCAAGGTCCGCAAGGAAAAGCTGAAGAGCAGGGCGGAACACATGAAGGATACCCAAATGGCGTTCAATACCTGGGTGCGCGCTAGGGATGCGCACCTGCCTTGCGTGAGCTGTGGTCGAAACCACCAAGGCAAGTATGACGCCGGCCATTACCGGACTGTTGGGAGCAATCCTGCCTTGCGCTTCGAGCCGCTGAATTGCCATCGCCAGTGTTCGCCCTGCAACACGCGGCTTTCCGGGAATATCGTGAACTACCGAATCGAGCTGGTGAAGCGTATCGGCGCCGACCTGGTCGAGTGGCTGGAAGGGCCTCATGAGCCCAAGAAATACACCGTCGAGCAACTGAAGGTGATGACCGCCGAATACCGGGCCAAGACCCGCGAACTCAAGAGGACCGCAGCATGA